In Chryseobacterium gotjawalense, the following are encoded in one genomic region:
- a CDS encoding sensor histidine kinase yields MKRRGIFSKLNNWIIYILLTSAVAGVVAASVVLINYLRKEEIKRIELFATTIKYQQNEIIEDPMTLDLILQINKTNNTIPVIVTDKNKKPLGLDFQRNIPEAIQNDPQKMQALVNKMASSYKPIELQMPDGNNQYVYYTNSNLLNNLRYSPYILGLLILAYIFFSFWFLRTIKKTDEGYVWAGLAKETAHQIGTPLSSMIGWIEILRMENENSEGVKEIENDINRLKTISERFSKIGSVPELNDLNINETIQQNYDYLKSRISRKVSFMLILPKEQILIPHSRILLSWVIENIVKNAVDAMRGEGRLEIELYEKSKNIVIDIKDSGSGMTRTQARNAFKAGYSTKKRGWGLGLSLAKRVIKEYHRGDIKIAQTELGVGTIFRITMRNS; encoded by the coding sequence ATGAAGAGACGCGGGATTTTTTCCAAACTTAATAACTGGATTATTTATATATTGCTTACATCGGCTGTTGCAGGTGTAGTAGCGGCTTCTGTTGTTCTGATTAATTATTTGCGGAAAGAGGAAATCAAAAGGATTGAACTTTTTGCGACCACGATCAAATATCAGCAGAATGAAATCATCGAAGATCCCATGACTTTGGATTTGATTCTGCAGATTAACAAAACCAATAATACAATTCCTGTAATTGTTACCGATAAAAATAAGAAGCCCCTGGGTCTTGATTTTCAGAGAAATATCCCCGAAGCAATTCAGAATGATCCTCAGAAAATGCAGGCTTTGGTGAATAAAATGGCCAGTTCGTACAAGCCCATTGAACTGCAGATGCCGGATGGAAATAACCAATATGTCTATTACACCAATTCCAATTTATTAAATAATTTGAGGTATTCACCCTATATTTTAGGTCTGCTTATTTTGGCTTATATTTTCTTTTCTTTCTGGTTTCTGCGGACAATCAAAAAAACCGATGAAGGTTATGTTTGGGCAGGTTTGGCAAAGGAAACTGCGCATCAGATCGGAACACCGCTTTCATCAATGATCGGTTGGATTGAAATTCTCCGCATGGAAAATGAAAACAGCGAAGGCGTAAAAGAAATCGAAAATGACATCAACAGATTGAAAACGATTTCTGAAAGGTTTTCGAAAATCGGTTCTGTTCCCGAGCTTAATGATTTGAATATCAATGAAACCATACAACAGAATTACGATTATCTGAAATCAAGAATTTCGCGGAAAGTAAGTTTTATGCTGATCTTGCCAAAAGAACAGATCCTGATTCCGCACAGCAGAATTCTGCTGAGCTGGGTGATTGAAAATATTGTAAAAAATGCGGTAGATGCGATGAGAGGAGAGGGGCGTCTGGAAATCGAACTCTACGAAAAAAGTAAAAACATTGTCATCGATATCAAAGATTCCGGCTCGGGAATGACAAGAACCCAAGCAAGAAATGCTTTCAAAGCAGGTTATTCCACAAAAAAAAGAGGATGGGGACTGGGTTTGTCTTTAGCAAAAAGAGTCATCAAGGAATACCACCGTGGCGATATCAAAATTGCACAAACTGAACTCGGCGTGGGAACAATTTTCAGAATTACCATGAGAAATTCTTAG
- a CDS encoding M1 family metallopeptidase, with translation MKKTLALLIFTSAVFSAQQFTKQDSLKGSNTEFRNFWDVKKYEISVEPKFADQSVSGTNKITFEILKDVKNPVFQIDLQQPMNYKIIGSDTKSYSSKREGDFIFITAKKNYKKGETHSFTIQFSGNPVVAKNAPWDGGWVFKKDAQGNPWMSVAQEGIGASVWLPSKDLWSDEPDNGMIMKIITPKDLVGVGNGRLIAQKSEKDKKVYTWEVKNPINLYSIVPNVGKYVNFKETYAGEKGALDLDYWVLDYNLEKAQKQFQQVKPMMKAFEHWFGPYPFYEDSYKLIETPYLGMEHQSGVGYGNNYENGYLGRDLSGTGVGLNWDFIIIHESGHEWFANNITAKDKADMWIHEGFTNYSETLFVEDFMGKAAAEKYLVGIRKNIRNDGPIIGPYGVAKSGSSDMYYKGANMIHTIRQVINNDEKFRQILRGLNKDFYHQTVTTKQVEDYISKKSGIDFSTVFDQYLRTTKIPTLEYSQTGNTLKYRYTQIVKDLKLPLRINGNQEINPTENWQTVTLASGDPVKLDENYYIYYSQQK, from the coding sequence ATGAAAAAAACTCTTGCCCTTCTTATTTTCACTTCTGCAGTTTTTTCTGCACAGCAATTCACAAAACAAGATTCGCTAAAAGGCTCTAACACCGAATTCAGGAATTTCTGGGATGTCAAAAAATATGAAATTTCTGTGGAACCAAAGTTCGCAGATCAGTCGGTTTCCGGTACGAACAAAATAACTTTTGAAATTTTAAAAGACGTTAAAAACCCTGTATTTCAAATCGATTTACAGCAGCCGATGAATTACAAAATCATCGGTTCTGACACCAAATCATATTCTTCAAAAAGAGAAGGCGATTTTATTTTCATCACGGCGAAGAAAAATTATAAAAAAGGCGAAACGCATTCTTTCACCATTCAATTTTCCGGAAATCCTGTTGTGGCCAAAAATGCGCCTTGGGACGGTGGCTGGGTTTTCAAGAAAGATGCCCAGGGAAATCCGTGGATGTCTGTGGCTCAGGAAGGAATCGGCGCTTCGGTTTGGTTGCCCTCGAAAGATCTCTGGAGTGATGAACCTGATAACGGCATGATTATGAAAATCATTACCCCCAAAGATTTGGTTGGTGTAGGAAATGGAAGATTGATTGCCCAAAAATCTGAAAAAGATAAAAAGGTTTATACGTGGGAAGTTAAAAATCCAATCAATCTTTATTCTATCGTTCCTAATGTTGGGAAATACGTCAATTTTAAAGAAACTTATGCCGGCGAAAAAGGTGCACTTGATTTGGATTACTGGGTTTTGGACTATAATCTGGAGAAAGCCCAAAAACAGTTTCAACAGGTTAAACCGATGATGAAAGCCTTCGAACACTGGTTCGGTCCATATCCTTTCTACGAAGATTCTTATAAACTGATAGAAACGCCCTATCTCGGGATGGAACATCAAAGTGGCGTAGGATATGGAAACAATTACGAAAACGGTTATTTAGGTCGTGACTTATCAGGAACCGGAGTTGGTTTAAACTGGGATTTCATCATCATTCATGAAAGCGGACACGAATGGTTTGCCAATAATATCACCGCAAAAGACAAGGCAGATATGTGGATTCATGAGGGTTTCACCAATTATTCTGAAACCTTGTTTGTGGAGGATTTTATGGGCAAAGCAGCGGCTGAAAAATACTTAGTCGGAATCCGTAAAAACATTAGAAATGACGGGCCAATTATTGGTCCTTACGGCGTTGCAAAATCAGGAAGCAGCGATATGTATTACAAAGGTGCCAACATGATTCATACGATTCGCCAAGTCATTAATAACGATGAAAAGTTCAGACAAATTCTGCGTGGTTTGAATAAAGATTTCTACCATCAAACCGTTACCACAAAACAGGTAGAAGATTATATTTCTAAAAAATCCGGGATTGATTTTTCTACTGTTTTTGATCAATATCTAAGAACGACCAAAATTCCGACTTTAGAATATTCACAAACCGGAAATACTTTAAAATACCGCTATACGCAGATTGTAAAGGATTTAAAATTGCCGCTCAGAATTAACGGTAACCAGGAAATCAATCCGACTGAAAATTGGCAAACGGTGACATTAGCGTCTGGAGATCCGGTAAAATTAGATGAGAACTATTACATTTATTATTCTCAGCAAAAATAA
- the nhaA gene encoding Na+/H+ antiporter NhaA — translation MLITEYFKKFLHSSQSSGILLILCVLISLFIANSSLGVSFQNLLDTHIGTEIFHLNYPLSIWINDGLMAIFFLLVGLEIKREIVEGELSTFKSASLPIIAAIGGMIVPALIYYFFNHGTEYANGWAIPMATDIAFSLAIISMLGKRAPLSLKIFLAALAIVDDLGAIMVIAIFYTDQLHWDYLGLSAAMVVILILLNFFKFKKHIFYIIPGLFLWYFMHHSGIHATIAGVLLAFTIPTNTSTTEISPLEKLEQKLHLPVNFLIMPIFALANTNITFKDGMVDGLFSNFGYGIIFGLIIGKIIGINLFSWIFIKLKISSLPDKSSWSQMLGAGLLAGIGFTMSIFIGLLSFKGHPEIQDEAKFAILVASAISGFAGFSLLKYIGKKKENLEETEG, via the coding sequence ATGCTCATTACCGAATATTTTAAAAAATTTCTTCACAGTTCACAATCTTCAGGAATACTCTTAATCCTTTGTGTTTTAATATCACTCTTTATCGCGAATTCTTCACTCGGAGTTTCATTTCAAAATTTACTGGATACCCACATCGGAACTGAAATTTTTCATCTTAATTATCCGCTGAGCATCTGGATAAATGACGGTTTGATGGCAATTTTCTTTTTGCTCGTCGGTTTAGAAATCAAACGGGAAATCGTAGAAGGTGAACTTTCAACCTTTAAGTCTGCTTCATTACCCATTATCGCGGCAATCGGCGGAATGATTGTTCCCGCTTTAATTTATTACTTTTTCAACCACGGCACCGAATATGCAAATGGCTGGGCAATCCCGATGGCAACAGACATTGCGTTTTCTCTCGCCATTATTTCGATGCTTGGGAAACGGGCACCGCTTTCTTTAAAAATATTCTTGGCTGCTCTGGCAATTGTAGATGATTTAGGTGCAATTATGGTGATCGCTATCTTCTATACCGACCAACTTCACTGGGATTATCTGGGATTAAGCGCAGCAATGGTCGTAATATTAATCCTGCTGAATTTCTTTAAATTCAAGAAACATATTTTCTATATTATTCCGGGTTTATTTCTTTGGTATTTCATGCACCATTCGGGGATTCATGCGACGATTGCAGGCGTGCTTTTGGCCTTCACCATTCCGACCAATACTTCTACCACTGAAATTTCACCTTTAGAAAAATTAGAGCAGAAATTACATTTGCCCGTCAACTTTCTGATCATGCCGATTTTTGCTTTGGCCAATACGAATATCACTTTTAAAGACGGAATGGTGGACGGACTTTTCAGCAACTTTGGCTACGGAATTATCTTTGGATTAATCATCGGTAAAATCATCGGAATCAACTTGTTTTCCTGGATTTTCATTAAATTAAAAATCAGCAGTTTGCCCGACAAAAGTTCCTGGTCTCAAATGTTGGGCGCGGGACTTCTGGCAGGAATTGGTTTTACCATGTCTATTTTTATTGGTTTACTTTCCTTCAAAGGACATCCTGAAATTCAGGATGAAGCCAAATTTGCCATTTTGGTCGCTTCTGCAATTTCGGGATTCGCAGGTTTTTCTTTGTTAAAGTATATTGGGAAAAAGAAGGAAAATCTGGAAGAAACAGAAGGCTAA
- a CDS encoding glutaminyl-peptide cyclotransferase, protein MKIRIISTVFALVFLVSCNKDKEILNTLNDYNLSMESKGYHFGDHLELPKEVTDNAESISISFGDKETSKLVVDPAYFTLGDNQVTFNIKKKGGEILNQDATINVFAKNPAAKLTYEIVKEYPHDPKSFTQGFQIDGNTIYESDGQLGESRIWKYTLGTTTPIAQTTQADDVFSEGCAIVGDKIYQLTWRNKKGFVYDKNSLKELSEFPYPNVMGEGWGLTYDGKDLIASDGTKNIYFLSVSDPSKMVRYISVAGNTEAYDQLNELEYHNGFIYANVWHKDVILKINPKNGEVVGTIDFTDIAKQYTDIDSENTLNGIAFKGDNMLITGKLWSKIYEVSIK, encoded by the coding sequence ATGAAGATTAGAATTATTTCCACCGTTTTTGCTTTAGTTTTTCTTGTTTCCTGTAATAAAGACAAGGAAATTCTCAATACTTTAAATGACTATAATCTTTCGATGGAAAGCAAAGGTTATCATTTTGGGGATCATTTAGAGCTACCGAAAGAGGTGACCGATAATGCGGAAAGTATCTCGATTAGTTTTGGTGACAAAGAAACCTCAAAGCTGGTAGTTGATCCCGCATATTTTACTTTAGGAGATAATCAGGTTACTTTTAATATCAAGAAAAAAGGCGGTGAGATTTTAAATCAAGATGCGACTATTAACGTTTTTGCGAAAAACCCAGCAGCAAAATTAACCTACGAAATCGTAAAAGAATATCCTCACGACCCGAAAAGTTTTACCCAAGGTTTTCAAATTGACGGCAACACTATTTATGAATCTGATGGACAGTTAGGAGAATCCAGAATTTGGAAATATACCCTTGGAACAACTACTCCGATTGCGCAAACAACTCAAGCCGATGATGTTTTTTCCGAAGGTTGTGCGATTGTTGGTGACAAAATTTATCAATTGACTTGGAGAAATAAAAAAGGATTTGTTTACGACAAAAACTCTTTGAAAGAGTTGAGCGAATTTCCTTATCCAAATGTGATGGGTGAAGGTTGGGGTTTAACTTATGACGGTAAAGACTTAATTGCTTCTGATGGAACAAAAAATATTTATTTCCTCAGCGTTTCTGACCCGTCGAAAATGGTTCGTTACATTTCGGTCGCAGGAAATACCGAAGCGTATGACCAACTCAATGAACTGGAATATCATAACGGATTCATCTATGCAAATGTTTGGCACAAAGACGTCATTTTAAAAATAAATCCAAAGAATGGGGAAGTGGTTGGAACAATTGATTTTACAGATATTGCCAAGCAATATACCGATATTGATAGCGAAAATACTTTAAACGGAATCGCATTTAAAGGAGATAATATGTTGATTACCGGAAAATTATGGTCGAAAATTTACGAGGTTTCAATCAAATAA
- a CDS encoding RelA/SpoT family protein: MVYDLEQENKEILARYKDLITNTYRKLDEEQNKLIRKAFDIALDAHKDQRRKTGEPYIYHPIEVAKIVANEIGMGATSIACALLHDVIEDSDYTYDDLKKIFGKKIADIVNGLTKIAVMNHQNISIQSENYRKLLLTLSEDFRVILIKIADRLHNMRTLESMTPEKQKKIASETIYIYAPLAHRLGLYNIKSELEDLSLKFNNPEVYFDISSKLELAKESREKYIEEFKKEVSEQLEDENLNVSIKGRAKAISSIYRKMLKQGVSFDEVFDNYAIRIIYKSDAKNEKFLAWKIYSIVTDLYHSNPQRMRDWISQPRSTGYESLHLTILGPDKKWIEVQIRSERMDDIAEKGVAAHYKYKEGYQQSSDEKNFERWVREIREVLENQQSMSTTELLDDIKLNLYSKEVFVFTPKGEIKTLPIGSTALDFAFSVHSDLGTKCLGAKVNGKLVPISYVLLNGDQVDILSSQNQKPKVDWLDFVVTSKAKSKIKAILNSENNGLVEEGKEILQRKMRHAKLNFNDEEINKMQKFFELKSSQELFLKFQNGDLDIGDIKKYTEGKGIFSNILQRFRKSPTKNELFTETPETNLDMIVFGKDEQKMNYSYAKCCTVIPGDRIFGFITISEGIKVHNDNCPNAINLRAQYDYRVLPAKWVNEESFKNRIKIEIEGLDRMGMINDITAVISNNMNMDMKSMSIESNNGVFLGSINLEVRNRSQLDETFKQLKNINGVSRVKRM, from the coding sequence ATGGTTTACGATTTAGAACAGGAAAATAAAGAAATTCTCGCAAGGTATAAAGATTTAATTACCAATACGTACCGCAAGCTGGATGAGGAACAGAACAAACTCATCCGGAAAGCGTTCGATATTGCTTTAGATGCCCATAAAGACCAGCGCAGAAAAACAGGTGAACCTTATATCTATCACCCGATTGAGGTAGCAAAAATTGTGGCCAACGAGATTGGGATGGGTGCCACATCGATTGCGTGTGCACTTCTGCACGATGTGATCGAAGACTCCGACTATACTTACGACGACCTCAAAAAAATATTTGGAAAAAAAATTGCAGATATTGTCAACGGACTGACCAAGATCGCGGTCATGAATCACCAGAATATTTCGATACAATCAGAGAATTACCGTAAGCTTTTGCTCACTCTTTCCGAAGATTTCAGGGTGATTTTAATTAAAATTGCAGACCGACTGCACAATATGCGGACCCTGGAAAGTATGACGCCGGAGAAGCAGAAAAAAATTGCCTCGGAAACAATTTATATTTATGCACCGCTTGCCCACCGGCTCGGTCTGTATAACATCAAATCAGAATTAGAAGACCTTTCTTTAAAATTTAATAATCCGGAAGTCTATTTTGACATTTCTTCGAAATTAGAACTGGCGAAAGAAAGCCGCGAGAAATACATCGAAGAATTTAAAAAAGAGGTATCGGAACAATTAGAAGATGAAAATCTAAATGTTTCAATTAAAGGAAGAGCAAAAGCAATTTCTTCTATTTACCGTAAAATGCTCAAACAGGGAGTGTCTTTCGATGAGGTTTTTGATAATTATGCCATCAGAATTATTTATAAATCCGATGCTAAGAACGAAAAATTTCTCGCCTGGAAAATCTATTCTATCGTTACAGACCTTTATCACAGTAATCCTCAGCGAATGCGGGACTGGATTTCTCAGCCGCGTTCTACCGGTTATGAAAGTCTGCATCTTACCATTTTAGGCCCTGATAAAAAATGGATTGAAGTTCAAATCCGGTCCGAACGGATGGATGATATCGCTGAAAAAGGCGTCGCAGCTCACTACAAATACAAGGAAGGTTACCAACAAAGTTCTGATGAAAAAAACTTTGAACGTTGGGTAAGAGAAATCCGTGAAGTGCTGGAAAATCAGCAGTCGATGAGTACGACAGAACTCTTAGATGACATTAAGCTTAATTTATATTCAAAAGAAGTATTTGTCTTTACCCCAAAAGGGGAAATAAAAACGCTGCCGATTGGCTCTACTGCTTTAGATTTTGCATTTTCAGTGCATTCGGATTTAGGAACAAAATGTCTTGGCGCGAAAGTAAACGGTAAATTAGTGCCTATTTCCTATGTTTTATTAAATGGCGACCAGGTTGATATCCTTTCCTCACAAAACCAAAAACCCAAAGTAGACTGGCTGGATTTTGTAGTCACTTCGAAAGCCAAATCAAAGATAAAAGCTATTCTGAATTCTGAAAATAATGGTTTAGTGGAAGAAGGAAAAGAAATCCTGCAAAGAAAAATGCGCCACGCAAAACTTAATTTCAATGATGAGGAAATAAATAAAATGCAGAAATTCTTTGAGTTAAAAAGTTCTCAGGAATTATTTCTCAAATTTCAAAATGGTGATTTAGACATCGGTGACATTAAAAAATATACCGAAGGAAAAGGAATTTTCAGTAATATTCTACAACGTTTCCGCAAATCGCCAACCAAAAACGAGCTCTTCACCGAAACGCCGGAAACCAATCTTGACATGATTGTTTTCGGAAAAGATGAGCAGAAAATGAATTATTCGTATGCGAAATGCTGTACCGTAATTCCGGGCGACAGAATTTTCGGATTCATTACTATTTCTGAAGGAATTAAAGTTCATAATGACAACTGTCCCAATGCGATAAACCTTCGTGCCCAATATGACTATCGGGTTTTACCGGCAAAATGGGTCAATGAGGAAAGTTTCAAAAACAGAATAAAAATTGAAATTGAAGGCCTCGACCGCATGGGAATGATCAACGATATTACAGCAGTCATCAGCAACAACATGAATATGGACATGAAAAGCATGTCTATTGAATCTAATAACGGCGTCTTTTTAGGCAGCATTAATCTGGAAGTGAGAAACCGAAGCCAGCTGGACGAAACTTTCAAACAACTCAAAAATATTAATGGTGTTTCCCGTGTAAAACGAATGTAA
- the dacB gene encoding D-alanyl-D-alanine carboxypeptidase/D-alanyl-D-alanine endopeptidase has protein sequence MKKLIPFVLLISQFFFTQNVAHNLDAATRKLLASASAYSSIVSMYVADEGGNLVYEKNGNAGLSSASTQKIFTAAAALETLGKDFQFVTRAYYSGTLSSGFLAGDLFVTSTGDPTLGSWRYDGYKPENFKQKLIQSLRGKGISKISGNLIIDDSYFDFLTTPGGWPWNDLGNYYGAGVWGINWRENQFDMQMLGGEIKKLNVDLPNVKWVNDIETNGNSDQCLIYTAPHSEVAYINGVLPVKGITVSGATPNPPLTLGQEIKNWLKESGIEFNGKVTSTSQQRIDGEKTAAVPANNLLLEYKSPTLDQIIFWFMRKSINFYGETLIKTLGKEKNNEGSFDAGISYLKDFWKSKGINPAMINFADGSGLSPQNYVSAKAEVQSLLYSKKQPWFNEFYDGFPTQGNGMKLKSGTMKDTKSFAGYHTSKNGKKYVFAIIINNYQGGNVGDALLQVLNVLK, from the coding sequence ATGAAGAAGCTGATCCCTTTTGTTCTATTGATTTCCCAGTTTTTTTTCACACAGAATGTCGCACATAATTTAGATGCTGCAACCAGGAAATTATTAGCTTCTGCCTCTGCATATTCCTCAATTGTTTCCATGTATGTGGCGGACGAAGGCGGCAATTTGGTGTATGAAAAAAATGGCAATGCGGGCCTTTCCAGTGCTTCTACGCAAAAGATATTTACGGCCGCTGCAGCTTTAGAAACTTTAGGCAAAGATTTTCAGTTTGTCACCAGAGCCTATTATTCCGGGACTCTTTCGTCAGGCTTTTTGGCGGGCGATCTTTTCGTGACATCAACAGGTGATCCCACTTTGGGAAGTTGGAGGTATGATGGATATAAACCCGAAAATTTTAAACAAAAATTAATTCAGTCTTTAAGGGGAAAAGGGATTTCTAAAATTTCCGGTAATTTGATTATTGACGATTCCTATTTTGACTTTCTCACGACTCCCGGTGGTTGGCCCTGGAACGACCTGGGGAATTATTACGGTGCAGGAGTTTGGGGAATCAACTGGCGCGAAAATCAGTTCGATATGCAGATGCTCGGCGGCGAAATCAAAAAATTAAATGTCGATTTGCCCAATGTGAAATGGGTGAATGATATTGAAACAAACGGAAATTCTGATCAATGCCTGATTTATACGGCGCCCCATTCTGAGGTAGCTTATATCAATGGAGTGTTGCCAGTGAAAGGGATTACGGTTTCCGGAGCAACTCCAAATCCACCTTTAACTTTAGGACAGGAAATAAAAAATTGGCTGAAAGAATCCGGAATTGAATTTAATGGAAAAGTGACTTCTACCTCACAGCAAAGAATTGATGGTGAGAAAACAGCTGCCGTTCCGGCGAATAATCTTTTGCTCGAATATAAGTCGCCGACTTTAGATCAAATTATCTTTTGGTTTATGCGGAAAAGCATCAATTTTTATGGGGAAACTTTAATTAAAACTTTAGGAAAAGAAAAGAATAATGAGGGAAGTTTTGATGCAGGAATTTCCTACCTGAAAGATTTCTGGAAATCAAAAGGAATTAATCCGGCCATGATCAATTTTGCAGACGGAAGTGGACTTTCTCCCCAAAACTACGTTTCGGCAAAAGCAGAAGTGCAGTCGTTGCTTTACAGCAAAAAACAACCTTGGTTTAATGAATTTTACGATGGATTTCCGACCCAGGGAAATGGGATGAAATTGAAAAGTGGAACCATGAAAGACACCAAATCATTTGCCGGCTACCATACTTCGAAAAACGGAAAAAAATATGTTTTCGCAATCATTATTAATAATTATCAGGGCGGCAATGTTGGCGATGCATTATTGCAAGTGCTGAACGTTTTAAAATAG
- a CDS encoding DUF493 family protein, producing the protein MANIIENQDHKSSEDFYSSLKEKLEATHYFPEDYQFKFIVLNEERKITEIYRVFDDLKFTLTTRDSKNAKYTSLTITAFVLDAEHVISVYKKVGEIEGVMSL; encoded by the coding sequence ATGGCTAATATTATTGAAAACCAAGATCATAAAAGCTCCGAAGATTTTTACAGTTCTTTAAAAGAAAAACTGGAAGCCACTCACTATTTCCCCGAAGATTATCAGTTCAAATTCATTGTTTTAAATGAAGAAAGAAAAATCACAGAAATTTACCGTGTGTTTGATGATTTGAAATTTACACTGACAACGCGGGACAGCAAAAACGCAAAATATACCTCACTCACTATTACGGCTTTTGTGCTGGATGCTGAACATGTAATTTCCGTTTATAAAAAAGTGGGCGAAATCGAAGGAGTTATGTCCCTTTAA
- a CDS encoding deoxynucleoside kinase gives MHIAVTGNIGAGKTTLTTMLSKHYGWEAQFEDVDHNPYLEDFYADMSKWSFALQIYFLGSRFRQVKEIRDSGKSVIQDRTIYEDAHIFAENLNDMELLTDRDFANYSSVFHLMKSFVSAPDLLIYLKSDVPNLVKKIYKRGRDYEASISIEYLSKLNQKYESWISEYSEGKLLVIEVDDLDFVERPEDFGLILQRIETELHGLF, from the coding sequence ATGCACATTGCTGTTACAGGAAATATCGGCGCGGGAAAAACGACTTTAACCACTATGTTATCAAAACATTACGGTTGGGAAGCGCAATTTGAAGATGTAGATCATAATCCTTATTTGGAGGATTTTTATGCCGATATGAGCAAATGGAGTTTTGCCTTACAAATTTATTTTTTGGGAAGTAGATTCCGCCAGGTGAAAGAAATTCGGGATAGCGGAAAAAGCGTCATTCAGGACCGTACGATTTATGAAGATGCACACATTTTTGCTGAAAATCTAAATGACATGGAACTGTTGACTGACCGTGATTTCGCCAATTATTCCTCTGTTTTTCATCTGATGAAAAGTTTTGTTTCGGCACCTGATCTGTTGATTTATTTAAAGTCCGATGTGCCCAATCTGGTGAAGAAAATTTACAAAAGAGGACGTGATTATGAAGCGTCAATTTCTATCGAATATCTTTCGAAACTGAACCAGAAATATGAAAGTTGGATTTCTGAATACAGCGAAGGGAAACTATTGGTCATCGAAGTAGATGATTTGGACTTTGTGGAAAGACCTGAAGATTTTGGTTTAATTCTGCAAAGAATAGAAACCGAATTGCACGGATTGTTTTAG
- a CDS encoding arsenate reductase family protein yields the protein MIKILHNNSCSKSRGILEYLDENGIPFEIIDIINQPLSETELRTVLKKLHCPVKDLVRTNEKLHKEQFKDRNLSDEDLIQMLVKNPELIQRPVIIKGSVAMIGRPIENVKLFIEK from the coding sequence ATGATTAAAATTCTTCATAATAATTCCTGTTCGAAAAGTCGCGGTATTTTAGAATATCTGGATGAAAACGGGATTCCTTTTGAAATTATTGATATCATCAATCAGCCGCTGAGCGAAACGGAGCTGCGGACTGTTTTGAAGAAACTTCATTGTCCGGTAAAGGATTTGGTGAGAACAAATGAGAAGTTACATAAGGAACAGTTTAAAGACAGGAATTTATCGGATGAAGATTTAATCCAGATGTTAGTGAAAAATCCGGAGTTGATTCAAAGACCGGTAATCATTAAAGGTTCCGTCGCAATGATCGGCCGTCCCATCGAAAATGTAAAACTTTTTATTGAAAAATAA
- a CDS encoding TIGR01777 family oxidoreductase, translated as MNILITGGTGLVGNELVKKLEEHQHSVRILSRSKSNAKNEFYWNVAEKKIDEKAFENLDCIIHLAGANISERWTDSYKKEMHSSRIDSANLLFDYCRKKGIHLKSFISASGINYYGTFNSDRILTEDSGIVKTDFLAKLCEDWEKAADQFSEISDRIVCLRTAMVLSKEGGAFPMLKKTIDLNMGSAVGSGKQWMNWIHIDDLVNMYVTAVENSAINGKYNAVADETLTNKDFMKKLAKASDKFFLPLNVPSFILKTVLGEMSSIILEGTRADNKKIKSQGFDFKYSHLDDAFKTLI; from the coding sequence ATGAATATTCTAATTACAGGCGGGACAGGACTGGTCGGAAATGAATTAGTCAAAAAGCTGGAAGAACATCAACATTCTGTAAGAATTCTAAGCCGCTCAAAAAGTAATGCAAAAAATGAATTCTACTGGAACGTGGCTGAAAAAAAAATCGACGAAAAGGCTTTTGAAAATTTAGATTGCATCATTCATCTGGCGGGCGCAAACATCAGCGAAAGATGGACCGACAGTTATAAAAAAGAAATGCATTCCAGCAGAATTGATTCTGCCAACCTGCTGTTTGATTATTGCCGGAAAAAGGGAATCCACTTAAAATCATTCATTTCTGCCTCGGGAATTAATTATTACGGAACGTTTAATTCTGACCGTATTTTAACTGAAGATTCCGGAATTGTAAAAACAGATTTTCTCGCAAAACTTTGTGAAGATTGGGAAAAAGCTGCAGACCAATTTTCTGAAATTTCAGATAGAATTGTTTGTTTGCGAACGGCCATGGTTTTATCAAAAGAAGGAGGAGCATTTCCCATGCTGAAAAAAACAATCGATTTAAATATGGGTTCTGCAGTGGGATCCGGTAAACAATGGATGAACTGGATTCATATCGATGATCTGGTCAATATGTATGTAACCGCTGTTGAAAATTCTGCAATCAATGGAAAATACAATGCAGTCGCTGATGAAACCTTAACAAATAAAGACTTCATGAAAAAACTGGCAAAAGCTTCGGATAAGTTTTTTCTTCCTTTGAATGTTCCGTCTTTTATACTGAAAACAGTTTTAGGAGAAATGAGTTCGATTATTTTAGAAGGCACCCGGGCGGATAACAAAAAAATCAAATCGCAGGGATTTGATTTTAAATATTCACATCTCGACGATGCTTTCAAAACGTTAATTTAA